AGTATATGTCAAAGAACAAGGGCTAAGCTTATATCATCAGGACTTCTTTTAAAAGATGGAGCCTATGTGACGCTTACCTTAACCATAAATCCAATCAGCAGTCCTATGGTTAATATTTATTACCCGCATAACACCTACGCCCCTGAGTGCTATCCGTCAAGAATACCTGAAAATTATGCCGCGTCCCTTTCACGTCCCCTCATAGCTGAGGTCCTAAATCTGCCGAAACCCCATACTCCCCCGCCAGCTTACCAAACTCGCTCAAACTATCTTCTACCTGCTCAATACACTGCCCAGCTTTTTTCTCACTGATATCCGCCACCTCAGCCAACGCCATCAAATGTTCTTTGCCAGGACTCCTACCCTCTCCCATTACCATGGTGGACTGCTCTCCATTGGGGCCATGAGAATATGTAAGGTCGTATGCTGGAGCAAAGGACCATTGTCCGGATTTGCCCATTAGATAGGTAAAGTTCTTTCCATGATCGTCACGGTTGTGGGCTAGAACGTTGAAAACAGCCAGACGGTAGATCTTTTCTACTTCCTGCTGATTCTTAGTAAGGATGTAAGTGAGTTTTATGAGATCCTGATAGTCCAGTGCTGGCACACGGTAATCTGCTTCTAGAAGTCCGCAGGCTGTATGCATATGAAATCTTTCATGTGGGGTAACGTCAAATCGCTTGATACCGAAATACCCCGGACCGTCTTTGGCCGAAAAGAGCCTTGTGGGAGGCATTTCAATACCAGCCTTACGAGCCATGATTGAATAGACATACTCAAGCGCACCGCTATCTCTCCCATCGTGAGTGTTCGGGAATTTGACCATCCATGCTTCGGCACCGCGATTAAGATCGGTGTTTCCAGCACTACCTGAGAGTGGGGAACAATTTAACGTGCCATCTTCAAATACACTGACTAGCACTTTCGGCCTTGCTCCGGCTGATGATCCATTAAGATGCAGTAGAGCTTCGATAACGTCTTGAGGAGTACCGGAAAGCTCTTCAGCGAGTACATTTTTGGCGTATCCAGCGATCTCATCCAGTGACAATTCTCTCGCCCTAGACTGTGATACTGCAGGCTCATATTCTAAAGCCCCAAGGCCGCTAATTCCCACAAAGGCCAGTCGGTCTAGCGGTGTTATTTGACTGGGATGAATTCCCTTACCGCGCAGAACTCTTTCCATGAGAAGCCGACCCCAGCCATCTGGAAGAGAGTCATAGAAAACTCCCGGCAAACTCTCAAACGGAGATTTGCAGTGAACAAACTGATTCTTCGTGGGTAGTTTGAATGGAGATATTTCCATACCTGTTTGCAAGAAATCATCCGTATACTCAAAGTAGATCTCACCATCACGCACGGCCAACACGCCGACATGATGCCGCACAGATCCGAAGTTGCCGAAAACATCTAGTTTTTCATGTACAGCTTTCTTTTGTGTCATGACTTTCGCCCCCGCTTCCGCTTCTTAGGTTCAACTTTATCAAGCACCTGATCCATGGAGGTGAAGCTCTGGCCTTTGGATTCTGTTGCTACCAGCAACTCATCCAATACATCTAGGCTAAAAGCCACTTTGAGGAATGATTCAAGAGAGATTTTACCCGTGCGCTCGAACTTGCGCAAAGTGGAAAGAGGAACTCCAGAACGCTCGGAAAGAGTGTCCTGAGTCCACTGACGATTCAGCCGCAGTTCTCGGATATTTCGTGCTAGTGCTACTAACGCCTCAGAAGGGAGCTTTTCATCAAATAGTGACATTATAATGTCA
Above is a window of Maridesulfovibrio ferrireducens DNA encoding:
- a CDS encoding type II toxin-antitoxin system HipA family toxin, producing MTQKKAVHEKLDVFGNFGSVRHHVGVLAVRDGEIYFEYTDDFLQTGMEISPFKLPTKNQFVHCKSPFESLPGVFYDSLPDGWGRLLMERVLRGKGIHPSQITPLDRLAFVGISGLGALEYEPAVSQSRARELSLDEIAGYAKNVLAEELSGTPQDVIEALLHLNGSSAGARPKVLVSVFEDGTLNCSPLSGSAGNTDLNRGAEAWMVKFPNTHDGRDSGALEYVYSIMARKAGIEMPPTRLFSAKDGPGYFGIKRFDVTPHERFHMHTACGLLEADYRVPALDYQDLIKLTYILTKNQQEVEKIYRLAVFNVLAHNRDDHGKNFTYLMGKSGQWSFAPAYDLTYSHGPNGEQSTMVMGEGRSPGKEHLMALAEVADISEKKAGQCIEQVEDSLSEFGKLAGEYGVSADLGPQL
- a CDS encoding helix-turn-helix domain-containing protein — its product is MSLFDEKLPSEALVALARNIRELRLNRQWTQDTLSERSGVPLSTLRKFERTGKISLESFLKVAFSLDVLDELLVATESKGQSFTSMDQVLDKVEPKKRKRGRKS